Below is a window of Deinococcus fonticola DNA.
GTCGGGCAGGGCATCCGCGAATTCAAGAAAGAGGTCAGGCACGACCACATCGTCACCGACGTGCCCTCGCGTCAGCTTGACCCCGTCACCGGGCAGCCCGTCGTGAATGAACCTGTGGTGCAACAGCCGCAGGAACGCCGCTAAATCAGGGATGGCCATGACGCCCACGCAAGATCCGCAACTCAAGAGCGCTCCGCTCTTCGATCATCTGGAAGAACTGCGCCGCCGCATCATCTTCAGCCTGGTCTTCCTGGTCATCGGGATGGCGGCAGCCTTTCAATACCGCACGCAACTCATCGAGCTGGTCAAGGAGCCCCTGACCTACTCCAGGCTCTACCGGCTGGGGGAAGTGAAGCTGGTGGCCGTGAACCTCACGGACCAGTTCATGCTGAGTCTGAACCTGTCCTTCTGGGCCGGGCTGGCGCTGGCCCTGCCCTTCATCCTGTGGCAGGTGTGGGCGTTCGTCTCGCCGGGCCTGTACCCCAGCGAGCGGCGCTGGGGCCTGCCTTTTATCCTGGGTGCGGGCCTGTCCTTTCTGGGCGGCGCGGTGTTCGGGTTCAAGCTGGTGCTGCCCACCATGATTCCCTTTCTGGTGGATTTCCTGGGCGGCGCGGTCACGCAGATGCAGAGCCTGGCCAGTTACGTCGGGAACGTCATGACCTTCCTGATCGCCTTTGGCCTGGCCTTCGAGATGCCCATTCTGGCCATCGTCCTGACGCGTATCGGGCTGGTGAACCACAAGATGCTGCGGGCGGGCTGGCGCTTTGCGCTGGTGGGCATTCTGCTCGCCGCCGCGCTGATCACGCCCACGCCGGACCCCGGCAACATGCTGCTGGTCGCCGTTCCCCTCTATGTGCTGTACGAACTCAGCGTCATCCTGTCGCGCGTTTTCCGGGTGGTTCCGCCCGCCGAGACGGAACAGCCTGAACTCATGGCCTGAACCTCTGGCCCCCACGGCCCGGCCTGTGCCGGGCTGTTTTCTGTCGCCTGCTGCCGGGGCTGCTGCATGAACGCTTTCCCCGTGAAAGACGTCACAGTGAACGATGTCATAAGAATTCCGGCCCTTCAGTTATGGAAGAACTGGGCAACCCGACTGGAAGGAGAAGGAAGAAAAAGCGTCCCGGACGTGGCGTGAACCCGCCGGCGTTTTTCCGGAGGGTGAACGAAACAAACGGGATGCTTATCACCGGGCGTATTACACTGGGTGGCGTGCTCAACCTGCTGCGTAAACCCACCGTTGGCCCCCTCGATCTGGATGAAGGGCTGGCGGCCCTGGGCCTGGACGGCCCGCAGCACGTCATCGTTCATGCCAGCCTGAAGTCCTTCGGCACGTTGGAGGGCGGAGCGCGAACGGTGGTGGATACGCTGCTGGCCCGCACTGCCACGCTGGTTGCGCCGTCGTTCACGTACAACACCCTGATGAATACGCCGACTGAACGGCCACGCGGCACCTTTCACCGCGATTCCCGCGTGAGCCGAGACATTGGCCGCGTGCCGCAGGAGATGGTCGAGCGGGCCGACGCCGAGCGCTCCTTTCATCCTGCCCTGAGTTTCGTGGCGATCGGGACGCAGGCGGCTGCCATCACCGGCGCCCAGAGCCTGGAAAGCCCCTACCAGCCTATCGGGGCGCTGTACGACCTCGACGGGTACGCCCTGCTGCTGGGCGTGGACTTCGGCAGCAACACCACCCTGCACTACGCCGAGCACCTGGCGGGGGTGCCAGCCCTGACACGTTACGTACCCCTGGAGGGCCGGGCGCAGCCCACCGCCTTCCCCAACTGCTCGGCGGACTTCGACAACCTGCTGCCAGCCATGCACGGGCGCGAAAGGGCGGTGACGGTGGGCCAGGCTCAGTTGCGGCTGTACCGCGTGCGCGAGCTGGTCGACCGGGCGGTGAGCCTGCTGAACCGCGAACCCGAGGCCCTGCTGTGCCAGTACCGTTACTGCCGCTGCCAGCAGGTGCGCGAACTGATTCGCAGCGGCGGTCTGCACCCGCGTGAGCACCATGCTCTGACCAGGCGTTAAGGAAACGTTCGGCTCCTTCAACCAATTTATAAGGGCGCTCAAGTCCACGCGCCGCTGCCCTGGCCTAAGCTGCATCCATGATCCGATACCGCAAGCAGAACGCCCTGGAGCCCGAGAAAGACGCCGAGGTCTCGCTGAACCTGACGCCCCTGATGTTCTTCATGGTGGGCTACCTGGCCATGAAAGCCCTGATCACCAGCGTCCAGAAGAACTGAGCCGCCGCGGCTCCATCGGCTCTACCCCCGCCTGGCAGGTCATGCAGGTGGGGTCTTTTCGCGCTAAGGTGTAACGAGTATGACCAATCCTACCCCCCCCGCTCAGCAGTTCAAGAGCACCCG
It encodes the following:
- the tatC gene encoding twin-arginine translocase subunit TatC → MTPTQDPQLKSAPLFDHLEELRRRIIFSLVFLVIGMAAAFQYRTQLIELVKEPLTYSRLYRLGEVKLVAVNLTDQFMLSLNLSFWAGLALALPFILWQVWAFVSPGLYPSERRWGLPFILGAGLSFLGGAVFGFKLVLPTMIPFLVDFLGGAVTQMQSLASYVGNVMTFLIAFGLAFEMPILAIVLTRIGLVNHKMLRAGWRFALVGILLAAALITPTPDPGNMLLVAVPLYVLYELSVILSRVFRVVPPAETEQPELMA
- a CDS encoding AAC(3) family N-acetyltransferase; translation: MLNLLRKPTVGPLDLDEGLAALGLDGPQHVIVHASLKSFGTLEGGARTVVDTLLARTATLVAPSFTYNTLMNTPTERPRGTFHRDSRVSRDIGRVPQEMVERADAERSFHPALSFVAIGTQAAAITGAQSLESPYQPIGALYDLDGYALLLGVDFGSNTTLHYAEHLAGVPALTRYVPLEGRAQPTAFPNCSADFDNLLPAMHGRERAVTVGQAQLRLYRVRELVDRAVSLLNREPEALLCQYRYCRCQQVRELIRSGGLHPREHHALTRR
- a CDS encoding twin-arginine translocase TatA/TatE family subunit, translated to MFGLGPIELILIIVVIALIFGVKKLPELGKGVGQGIREFKKEVRHDHIVTDVPSRQLDPVTGQPVVNEPVVQQPQERR